The Macaca nemestrina isolate mMacNem1 chromosome 1, mMacNem.hap1, whole genome shotgun sequence genome contains the following window.
gattaaattgcttttaaaatgtaatttcagaagttattgattttcttcattaattATTTGAGAATTAAGTATGAATTCTGCCAAAACTTTTATAGGAACATTTGTTTACTCAATTTTCATGAACTCTATGTTTCTTACCAATATGAGTCATCCCCTATCACATATGTTATAATTTTCCCAAGTTAATTTTTTATCCTTCCATGCCTTTAGTGGTACTATCTGATACTTAGACTTTAATTTTAATGTGGTTAACTGTACCACATTTTCACTTATGTATTCTAGATTTTGTGTTATTTTGAAAATCTTCTCAATAAATTAACtacatttttggtattttattgcaATTGTGGTTATACAGCTATAAATAGCTGACAAAACtcatttaaatttgcatttaaatttattgaattttattgcATGCAAATTATACAGCACTaaatgtgatttaatttttttacaatgcaaattcatttcacctatgtgcatgtacatatgtgtgtgtgaatgcatgcACATACAATACGGAGGAGGAGTCCGGGGAGATTGTTAGTGGAAGGAGTGGGGACCGAGGAACACAAGAGTGAAGAGGTGATAGTGGGAAGGAGGATGAAGTCGGCCTCCTGGTCATGCCTGAGGGACACAGTTACATACACGAAAGGAACCAGAAGTTGAAAGAACAATGCTTCTTGAAACTACTTCGGTCCcttcttttaaaaggaaaacacagaaagaagaaaaaacacaaaacacacaaaaatgcaagCTTTTTCCTCCTGAACCCTTTCCCCATCCTCTGTCCACCAAGGCCTCAGCAGCCACCAGCAGACACAGGGGAGCAGAACAAGGATGACACAAACAGGAAAATCAAGCAGGCTGGTAACAAGTTGGGGAGCAGATTCTGGACTTTATTTCTTCAGTTTAGGCAGCAGGATACAGCAGTGTGAACTGTGGAGGAACTGGGTGTGTGCTTTGCGTTCCCAGGGAAGCCATGGATATGCAGAAGAAAGTCTCTGAACGCCATTAAAGAGAAAGATTTTGGGTTTCCTGACACCAGGCCAGAGGGATTCTCCAGGCAAGACTTCAAGCTTTTGCTGGAACCTCTCAGCTATTCAGGCAGATTCGGAAGGAAGAGGAAGTCAAGGTCCACTTCAGCAACAGCCTCCAGAATGCTGGCCGCTGCCCGCTCCGCAACAGCTGGATCCCCCTGAGGGCTGGCTGCAGCAGTCAGAGCTCTGGGGTCTGTGGCAGTGGGACCTGCGGTGCCTGTGGTGGCTCAGGCAGCAGCCACCTCCCCCAGAGCTGCAGCAGCCcccagagctggagccacagcagcccccagagctggagccacagcagCCTCCGGAGCTGACACTGCAGCAGGAAGAGACTGGAGGGCACTTAGGGGGACACTTTGGGGGACACTTAGGGGCAGGGCACTTGGGAGTGCACTTGGGGGTGCACTTGGGAGGGGGCTGGCACTGCTGCTGGTTCTGCTGGCAGGACATCTCGGCAGTAGGTACTTAGGAGCTGAGGGAGagtcagacagaaaatcagaCCTAGGCAGAGGTCACCCCTGCCCCTCTGACAGTCTTAGCATGACTTATACTTATAGAAACATCATGTCCAATAGTTTCACTTCCAATACTTTCCCCAAATTCTCTCATCATCTCTTTGCAAGCTCTGGATACCCTTGTATGTTATCCGTTACACAAAATAGTAAATTAAGACCAAACAATATTACAAAATGCATTTGACAGTCTAAAGTGttgtaagtgaatgaataaattattccTAAATATGTCTTCACATCCTGAAATTAAATGATTTATAGGTCATTTAgggaaaattatttcttaaagacaaaaaatagtCACTACCTTTTGTAACTTGCAAGGTAGTTTTACTCTGTAAGATCCATACTACGAAAGATCTTGGATATTCCTGGCTCAGTAAACTCACTTTGTTGAAGCAGAGACAGACAAACCCATAAATTCCTGCAGCCCTGGAATTTGAATCCTGGCCTCTTGATCTCAGGCTGGAGCTCAGACTTCCTCAGCTCACCACTTGCTAAAGCTGATGGGCTGGCATGGTGGGTCTCAGGCTTGGTGTGTCCTAATCAACCTGAGAAGTTTGTGAACGAATCCCAGACCCATAAAAATGTCAGTTCCATAAGCCCAAAGGAGCCTCTGGTCCCCTGTCCATGGCTCCAGCTCTTCCCTGCAGACAGGGACAAGGTTGTATTTTCAGAGGTGGGCTCCCTTCCTGTGGCCTATCAGAGTGCCCCAGGTCTCTGCGCTTCAAGGTTTCCCATCCTGAGGGGCCTGCTCCACCCTAGAGCAGTGTTTTCGGAGCCCAAAGGCACAGCCAGCCCGTTCTTCTTTCTGTCCCAGTTATTACCAGTCTCCTCCCTGTCCCCTATTCCATCAGTCTTCTCAAGAAAACTCCCCACCTCTAACAACATGGCCTCCAGCCGCGGAGGCCCTGCCTACCACCCCTCCTACCCTGATCTGAGCATCCCTCTGTGGAAGCCCCTGCTCCTGTTCCCAGAGGACACATACCAAAGTCACAGGCAGCACAGGGTCCTTCAGCACCTCAGGATGTGAGTGAATGGGGTGCTCTGGCCCTGAGCCCTTTTATCCCAGCCTGAGTTTCTGCCTCCTGTGGTGAGACAGGGCCTGGGCATGAGAGGACTCGCCTCCTGATACCCACGTGGGTCCTGTGATGGGTGGTGACTGGCAGCTCCTCACCTGTCTCCCTCCCCATGTTGAGGGCAGCTGCTGCTGAATAGGAGTAgggctgcttaaaaaaaaaaaagggtgaggaCAATTTATACATGACTTTCTGCCCCATTCTTCCTGGTAAATCCCAGCCTTGACTGCTTTTTAGTTCTAGTTTTTGCACATTGGCTCCCAATTCCTTTGTTCCTTCTTGTTGCTCGTGGAACTCATTGGCTCTTGGCAGCTGAGTTCGGACTGTAATTTAGAGATTCTTTCACATATTCCCACTTAAGTCTAGGTAATCCTCCCAGGCTACCAGGGGTCAGCTAACTTCTGTCTGCAGCCCAAATCTGCCTGCTTCCTGATTTGGATAGCCTGCGAGGTTTTTATGTGTTTAAATTGtcgagaaaagaaagcaaaaaaggaaaatgttttacaacatataaaaattatattaaattcaaatttcacgctccataaagttttatttctctgaCTCAGATAATGAGCCACATTCTTTATTTTACTGATTGTGTCTGTGGTTCTTTTCACACTACAATGGAGAGCTGAGTAACTGGGATAGAGATGCTATGGTtcccaaagcctaaaatatttattctcttacagcttgtaaaaaaaaaagaaaagaaaagaaaagaaatgctgacCTGATACATTCCATTATATTTAAGAGCTTGCAGTCAGACAGGCTAGAAAACTGTCCTGGTTCTGCCATCTAATGTCTGTCTGTACTTGTGAAAATTACTTTACTTGACTCCTTTTTagtttgttgttcttgtttgttCCTCAGTTTAAAAGTACAGATAGTAATACAGATATCTCTAAGGGTATTGTGCCAGCCAGTAAAATAATATAAGGAAAGAGTCTGGTAGAAGGTCCGTGAGATGACAGACCCTTAAAAAATGTGATGCCTACATATGCATCAATAAAGGAATAGGTATCATTTTGAAGTCATAGCTGCTTTCCAAGATGGAGGGGTTGGGGTGTAAATCTGGGATttgggattgtttggttttttgattgtttccttttttaatgtttaagacCGCTTCCTTTGCTCTGCTAAGTATATTGATGTATTTGACTATGAAGTAGGAATGACTGTGAGTGTGAATAGGGAAGGCATTTGTGTGGAGTGGGAGAACTCCAGAACTCTGTATCGTTCCACATGGAGTGAAAAAACCCGGAGTTTCCAAGGACCCTATgtcaggaaggagggaaaggcaCACATGGGGAGATGGAAGGGGAAAGGGGGACTGGGGGGAAAGCCAGGACTTAGGTGCAGGACACTGTCCACGACATGGTAGGAGAGCCTCTAGGAGCTTTTCACCTCAGCAGCTCCCTCCTCCTAGGTTTCCCCCTATTGTCTCTgcttgaagagtgttttctttCCCTCTACTTTCAGTAGATGAAGGGAAAGCGCAGGAGTTCCTATCTGGTTCAAGTTTGTATACAACAATATGGTGAGCTTTTCCAACATAAAACTaattcatgaattagaagaaggCGCACTACAGCCAGAACAAACATATGAGGAAAAGCCCTCTCTTTCCTGTCAGTGGTAGAAACACTGGGGGAGCATCTAAAATTCTCCAGAGCCTGGAACAATATAATACATTAGTGATATCTAGGTCATAAGCAGAAGAGTGAAGCTAGTTCACAAGTAGTtgcaaaatataaatatgtttgtcATATGTATTCGGATATCCAAATAATATATACactaaatgtgtgtgtttatataaacatacacacatcatatattttataatgactCTGTGTGTGCGTATTTTCTTAGCTGTTTCTCTGCCTCTCGCCTTCTTGGTTTCTCTCTCTAGCTCTTCTTCATTAGAACTGTTCTAGAAATAATTGCCTGTGACCTTAATAGAGTGACCAAACATCCCAGTTTGCCAGCAACAGTTTGGGATTATGCCTTTTGTCTCAACATATATTATCACAAACCTTCTTTTTCATCTCGAATGTGTGCCAGTTTGGATGAAAATGTAAATAGTCATGCTACCATTGAACAAGTCTTCTCAAAGGCTTTTGCTGATTCATGATAAAGCCAAAACTCTTACCCTTCACGTTCAAGGACCTGTGTGATGTGACCTTATTCTGTTTCTAcaagtttttatttgctttgcttttctttttattgttttttttccttttgagacaaggtgctgctctgtcacccagactggagtgccatggtacAAATCAGGGGTCACTACAGCTTCAAACTTttgctaggactgcaggcacacaccatcatggcccaggtaatttttaattgttttgtaaagttggagtctcattatgttggccaaggtgttcttgaactcctggcctcaagtgatcctcctgcctcagcctcccaaagtgctagaattataagcgtgagccactatgcccagccgaCTGCTTTGCTTTTTTAGAGAAGAAATCCTCTTCAGCTGACTTGGCCAGTTAACTCTACTTTGAACAAACTACTCCTTGCCTTAATGTGTTTTGCTTTATGTGACATATCTCTGAAATGAGATTGAATATTTTGTCTGGATGTGATGTTTGTATCTTTTATCAGCACTTA
Protein-coding sequences here:
- the LOC105497900 gene encoding late cornified envelope protein 1C-like, whose amino-acid sequence is MSCQQNQQQCQPPPKCTPKCTPKCPAPKCPPKCPPKCPPVSSCCSVSSGGCCGSSSGGCCGSSSGGCCSSGGGGCCLSHHRHRRSHCHRPQSSDCCSQPSGGSSCCGAGSGQHSGGCC